From the bacterium genome, the window ATCGCCCCTACGGGGCTTGAGATGTAGGGGTTGGCATCTCGCTATAAATATATCGCCCCTACGGGGCTAAAAGCTCACTACAGGTCGCAAGGTTTCACAAGAAAATGGACTATTTTGAACCGTCCCGGTTTGTTTTGTTTGCAAATTTTATGGTAATTCTCTAAGTTACAGATAAGCTTAGTCGTTAGTGGCGAATAGGAAGAATAGAACGATGGCGTTGCTCCTTAAAAATCTCTTGTTTACCTTGGTTGTTTCAGGCACGGTGGCAGTCTATGTGCCGTTTCTACTCGCCGAGAACCGATCCCCTACTTTGGGCGTGGTATCTGTCATTGCTTTCGCCTTGCTTGTAATGGGGGTCGCCATCTATGCTTGGTGTGTGTGGGACTTTGCTACGTTCGGGCGGGGAACGCCTTTGCCAATTGATGCACCCAAGAAGCTCATCGTGCGAGGGCTTTATCGTTATACGCGAAATCCGATGTACGTGGGCGTGCTCACAGTAATTCTATGCTGGGCCGTTATGTTCCAATCTGTGGTTTTGGTACTATATGCTCTCGTTGTTGGCACATTATTCCACCTTTTTGTTGTTATCTACGAGGAGCCCCATCTTCAACGGGTGTTTGGCAGCGAATATGATAACTACCGTAGTCAGGTGGGTCGCTGGCTCCCCAAACTTAGTCGTGGGCCAACCGCCTAACCATTGACTTGAGTGGACAGTTGCTCCCGCCGCAAAAGAAATGCCCGGGGGTGGGGTTTATGAAGATAAAATATTCAAAGGAAGTTGATATTCTTTTAATAGAGCTTAGGGACGGAACTCTTAGAGATTCGATAGATTTAAAGAAAGGTATTATTCTTCATCTTGATAATGAAGGATTACCACTTGAGATTGAAATACTTGACGCTTCCAAGATAGCAACGCTTAAAGAGATAAGTCTAATAACTCCTCAACTTTTCTCTTGACTTACTCGTTTTTATATACTATAATCCAAGATCATAAGGCTCAAAGCACTAAAAAAACATCGGGGAGGCGCTTCTATAACACTTCTTCCGAATTACCTTAAAATCAAAATTCTTATCAGTTTCTTATCAGTTTCTTATCAGTTAATTCTTATCAGTTTTATCAGTTTATCAGTTATCAGTTAAATTCTTATCAGTGGATACTGGATCCTTTACCAGCATCGAGCATCCAGCATCGAGCATCAAGTGTTTTCTAACCAAAAAGGACTGCTCATGGAAAAAACAACTTTTAGGCAAACTGTTAGTCAACAAAGTGGAGAATCACCGGCCAGGTGCCTTGGCTGTCTTAAGTGCACGGCGGGTTGTCCCCTTTACCCGTGGATGGATTATGGTCCAACCCAGGTGATCAGGCTTATCCAATTGGGACAGAAAGAGAGGCTTTTGAAAAGTTCTACTATCTGGCTCTGTGTCGGCTGTGAGACCTGTGTGGCCAGGTGTCCGATGAAGATAGATATAGCCAAGATAATGGATGCCCTGCGCGAGATGGCCCTCAAAGAAGGTTATGAAGCAAAAGAGCCTAACATCCCACTTTTTCACAACTTATTCCTCAGCTCCGTTAAAAAGAGGGGTCGGGTTTTTGAGGCTGAATTTTTGGGCTGGTATAAGCTCAAGAGCAGGGAGCTATTTAAGGATATGAAGCTGGGGATGGAGATGTTTAAGCGGGGTAAGATACCGCTCTGGCCGAGCAGGATTAAGGCCAAGGGTGAAGTAAGGCAGATGTTTAAATAGCCATCTGAAATCGGAGGTGGAGAAATGCCTGTGGTAGACCTTAAGGTGTTGGGAAAATTGACCAAGGAACAAAAGGCCGAGATAACGCGGCAATTTACTAAGACCCTTCAGGATGTGGCTGGAAAGCCGCCTGAGTATACCTATGTCATTATTGAAGAGGTCGAGCCTGAGAACTGGGGGCATAGAGGCAAGCTGTTTTCTGGATGAC encodes:
- a CDS encoding isoprenylcysteine carboxylmethyltransferase family protein, with translation MALLLKNLLFTLVVSGTVAVYVPFLLAENRSPTLGVVSVIAFALLVMGVAIYAWCVWDFATFGRGTPLPIDAPKKLIVRGLYRYTRNPMYVGVLTVILCWAVMFQSVVLVLYALVVGTLFHLFVVIYEEPHLQRVFGSEYDNYRSQVGRWLPKLSRGPTA
- a CDS encoding DUF2283 domain-containing protein, whose protein sequence is MKIKYSKEVDILLIELRDGTLRDSIDLKKGIILHLDNEGLPLEIEILDASKIATLKEISLITPQLFS
- a CDS encoding 4Fe-4S dicluster domain-containing protein — encoded protein: MEKTTFRQTVSQQSGESPARCLGCLKCTAGCPLYPWMDYGPTQVIRLIQLGQKERLLKSSTIWLCVGCETCVARCPMKIDIAKIMDALREMALKEGYEAKEPNIPLFHNLFLSSVKKRGRVFEAEFLGWYKLKSRELFKDMKLGMEMFKRGKIPLWPSRIKAKGEVRQMFK
- a CDS encoding 4-oxalocrotonate tautomerase family protein, encoding MPVVDLKVLGKLTKEQKAEITRQFTKTLQDVAGKPPEYTYVIIEEVEPENWGHRGKLFSG